Proteins encoded by one window of Roseibium sp. Sym1:
- a CDS encoding ParA family protein has protein sequence MPVISFANAKGGAGKTTAALLLATEVAERGKRVTIFDADPQKWISKWFELPKSCPGISVVSEVSPASITEQITHAAEQSDYVIVDLEGTENLIVANALSVSDLVVVPIQGSSMDARGGAKILTLIKKLEKIVRHDIKHCVVLTRTNAAVTTRAMKAVQDFLSAQNIDVLMTPIVERAAFRDMMEFGGGLAGLDPKLVSGVRKARENAALYAAEVLERAITVPKKRWYDVFKRAS, from the coding sequence ATGCCAGTCATTTCCTTCGCAAACGCAAAGGGTGGTGCCGGAAAAACCACGGCCGCCCTGCTGCTGGCGACAGAAGTCGCGGAACGGGGAAAACGTGTCACCATCTTCGACGCGGATCCGCAGAAATGGATCTCGAAATGGTTCGAACTGCCGAAGTCCTGCCCGGGCATCAGCGTTGTCAGTGAAGTCTCCCCCGCCTCGATCACCGAGCAGATCACCCATGCCGCCGAACAGTCCGACTATGTCATCGTCGACCTGGAAGGCACGGAGAACCTGATCGTCGCCAACGCGCTGTCGGTCTCCGACCTCGTGGTGGTGCCGATCCAGGGCTCGTCGATGGATGCGCGCGGCGGCGCCAAGATCCTCACCTTGATCAAGAAACTGGAAAAGATCGTCCGCCACGACATCAAGCATTGCGTTGTCCTGACACGCACCAATGCCGCGGTCACGACCCGCGCCATGAAGGCGGTACAGGATTTCCTGTCGGCGCAGAATATCGACGTCCTGATGACGCCGATCGTCGAACGCGCCGCCTTCCGCGACATGATGGAATTCGGCGGCGGCCTCGCCGGCCTCGATCCGAAGCTGGTCAGCGGGGTCCGCAAGGCCCGGGAAAACGCCGCGCTCTATGCCGCGGAAGTCCTGGAACGGGCGATCACCGTACCGAAGAAACGCTGGTACGACGTCTTCAAGCGGGCCAGCTGA
- a CDS encoding ABC transporter ATP-binding protein encodes MTNGTPEIVVRADGLVKSFKGFRAVDGLDLTIERGMIYGFLGPNGCGKTTAMRMLTGLLTPTEGTVEVLGLSVPRDAETLKYRIGYMTQAFSLYGDLTVRENLNFMATIYGLSARKRKQRIGEVMERYELTDLAGRFAGKMSGGQRQRLALATAVLHEPQLLFLDEPTSAVDPESRRHFWEQLFDLVDGGTSIVVTTHFMDEAERCHKIAIMESGQKRADGAPKELMAAMGANVVEIEAPNLRDIRRHLLGSDGIMAAAQLGARLRVLVRQDISDPAGFLKAKPETGGATLIEQVRPNLEDVFVTATGEGRQ; translated from the coding sequence GTGACGAACGGCACGCCGGAGATCGTCGTCCGGGCGGACGGCCTGGTGAAGAGCTTCAAGGGCTTTCGCGCGGTCGACGGCCTCGATCTGACGATCGAGCGCGGCATGATCTATGGTTTCCTGGGGCCGAACGGCTGTGGCAAGACCACCGCCATGCGCATGCTCACCGGCCTGCTGACGCCGACGGAAGGCACCGTCGAGGTGCTTGGCCTGTCCGTTCCCAGGGACGCCGAAACGCTGAAATACCGGATCGGCTATATGACCCAGGCCTTCTCGCTCTATGGCGACCTGACGGTGCGGGAAAACCTCAATTTCATGGCGACCATCTACGGTCTGTCCGCCAGGAAGCGCAAGCAGCGGATCGGAGAGGTCATGGAGCGGTATGAGCTGACCGATCTTGCCGGGCGCTTCGCCGGCAAGATGAGCGGCGGCCAGCGCCAGCGCCTGGCGCTGGCAACGGCCGTCCTGCACGAGCCGCAGCTTCTGTTCCTGGACGAGCCGACCTCGGCGGTCGACCCGGAATCGCGCCGGCATTTCTGGGAACAGCTGTTCGACCTCGTCGACGGCGGCACCTCGATCGTGGTGACGACCCATTTCATGGACGAGGCGGAACGCTGCCACAAGATCGCGATCATGGAATCGGGCCAGAAGCGCGCCGACGGCGCCCCCAAGGAGCTGATGGCGGCCATGGGCGCCAACGTGGTCGAGATCGAAGCCCCCAACCTGCGCGACATCCGCAGGCACCTGCTGGGCAGCGATGGCATCATGGCGGCGGCGCAGCTGGGTGCACGGCTGCGTGTGCTCGTGCGCCAGGACATTTCCGACCCCGCGGGGTTCCTGAAAGCCAAGCCCGAAACCGGGGGCGCCACCCTGATCGAGCAGGTGCGCCCGAACCTGGAAGACGTTTTCGTCACGGCAACGGGAGAAGGCCGCCAATGA
- a CDS encoding alpha/beta hydrolase, with product MLPRSLAFRTARLARTVLLGAAVALAGTATAQSEMLKPYKDRLFRYKKIHETLYDGDFLVVEYSKQRDLRDRDEVDERRVYGNYVSYKPKRGRGSAELKANGRTIEYMGTGKWKGGANAIVIYIHGQGGNRFQGMNDVSFGGNFNRVQNLMVRNGGAYLTVDINHFDKRGTADVAALIQYQKQLSPRAKVVVACGSMGGIICWNLVKNGNYASLLSGIMLLGSPKDPNFLGSSALGRNVPIYMGQGTLDRVYNWEDQANFFKQIKQRAPNYPIKFTLFDTGTHGTPIRMTDWRLVLNWMLG from the coding sequence ATGCTGCCCCGGTCTCTCGCTTTCCGGACCGCCCGTCTCGCAAGAACGGTCCTGCTCGGGGCCGCTGTCGCCCTGGCGGGGACCGCAACGGCCCAGTCGGAGATGCTGAAGCCCTACAAGGACAGGCTGTTCCGCTACAAGAAGATCCACGAGACGCTCTATGACGGCGATTTCCTGGTGGTCGAATATTCCAAGCAGCGCGACCTGCGCGACCGCGACGAGGTCGACGAGCGCCGGGTCTATGGCAACTACGTGTCCTACAAGCCCAAGCGTGGCCGCGGCAGCGCCGAGCTGAAGGCCAATGGCCGCACCATCGAATACATGGGCACCGGCAAGTGGAAGGGTGGCGCGAATGCCATCGTCATCTACATCCACGGCCAGGGCGGCAACCGCTTCCAGGGCATGAACGACGTCTCCTTCGGCGGCAATTTCAACCGGGTTCAGAACCTCATGGTGCGCAATGGCGGTGCCTATCTCACCGTCGACATCAACCATTTCGACAAGCGCGGCACCGCCGATGTCGCCGCGCTGATCCAGTATCAGAAGCAGCTCTCGCCCCGCGCCAAGGTGGTGGTCGCCTGCGGCTCCATGGGCGGCATCATCTGCTGGAACCTGGTCAAGAACGGCAATTACGCAAGCCTGCTCAGCGGCATCATGCTGCTCGGCTCGCCCAAGGACCCGAATTTTCTGGGATCCAGCGCCCTTGGCCGCAACGTGCCGATCTACATGGGCCAGGGCACGCTCGACCGGGTCTACAACTGGGAAGACCAGGCGAATTTCTTCAAGCAGATCAAGCAGCGCGCGCCGAACTATCCGATCAAGTTCACCCTGTTCGACACCGGCACCCACGGCACCCCGATCCGCATGACCGACTGGCGGCTGGTGCTGAACTGGATGCTGGGGTGA
- a CDS encoding HlyD family secretion protein, which yields MRLSQPVLAGLTCLFLAACNGDDGNIALGNLERDRVALTATANEVLIDLPVAQGTFVKKGTVLAQLDPAEQQAIVNQARAEVQKAKSNLEKLENGAREEDIAKARANVAGAKAALVEAEATFKRFNDLTGRGTSSQAQLDSARASRDAATASLQSAEQELKELVAGTRPEDLAIAKAELNAAEASLATQQKILSDLTITASRDGVLDNLPWNLGERVTIGSPVVVMLAGDAPYARVYVPEPHRVKINEGDTLAVRIDGLDKPIDGTVRWISSEPSFTPYYALNQSERARLMYVAEVQLPESTKDLPNGVPAQVVLP from the coding sequence ATGCGCCTGTCCCAACCGGTCCTTGCCGGCCTCACCTGTCTGTTTCTTGCGGCCTGCAACGGCGACGACGGCAATATCGCGCTCGGCAACCTTGAGCGGGACCGGGTGGCGCTGACGGCAACGGCGAACGAGGTGCTGATCGACCTGCCGGTCGCCCAGGGCACCTTCGTCAAGAAGGGCACCGTGCTGGCGCAGCTTGATCCCGCCGAGCAGCAGGCCATCGTCAACCAGGCCCGGGCCGAGGTGCAGAAGGCAAAGTCCAACCTGGAGAAGCTTGAAAACGGTGCCCGCGAGGAGGACATCGCCAAGGCCAGGGCCAATGTCGCCGGCGCCAAGGCGGCCCTTGTCGAGGCCGAGGCCACCTTCAAGCGGTTCAACGACCTGACCGGCCGCGGCACAAGCAGCCAGGCGCAGCTCGACAGCGCCAGGGCCAGCCGGGACGCCGCCACCGCCAGTCTCCAGAGTGCGGAACAGGAACTGAAGGAACTGGTTGCCGGGACACGACCGGAAGATCTCGCCATTGCCAAGGCCGAGCTCAATGCGGCGGAGGCCAGCCTTGCCACCCAGCAGAAGATCCTTTCGGACCTGACCATCACGGCCTCGCGGGACGGCGTCCTCGACAACCTGCCCTGGAACCTGGGCGAACGCGTTACCATAGGCAGCCCGGTCGTCGTGATGCTGGCGGGCGATGCGCCCTACGCCCGGGTCTACGTGCCGGAGCCGCACCGGGTGAAGATCAACGAGGGCGACACGCTGGCTGTCAGGATCGACGGCCTGGACAAGCCGATCGACGGCACCGTTCGCTGGATCAGTTCCGAACCCTCCTTCACTCCCTATTATGCGCTCAACCAGTCGGAACGGGCCCGGCTGATGTATGTGGCCGAGGTCCAGCTTCCGGAGAGCACCAAGGACCTGCCAAACGGGGTCCCGGCACAGGTCGTGCTGCCGTGA